Proteins from a single region of Apium graveolens cultivar Ventura chromosome 7, ASM990537v1, whole genome shotgun sequence:
- the LOC141671250 gene encoding uncharacterized protein LOC141671250, whose protein sequence is MIKNFILNHNMVAKMFNNIAPLKLLRVAERRFASTIFMLKRIKLPKRALERLVLSEEWSTYREYDQAKASLIRMTILDELWWDQVDYILEFTNHIYVMVRFADTDRPSLHLIYDIWDEMIEKVKGIIYRHERKEHFEESPFYDVVYPILIDRWTKSSSPLHCLAHSLNPRCNSDAWLNGAQGRQPSHPDVELSIE, encoded by the exons ATGATTAAGAATTTCATTCTTAATCACAATATGGTGGCAAAAATGTTCAACAATATTGCACCTTTAAAGCTTCTTCGAGTTGCTGAAAGAAGATTTGCATCAACGATCTTTATGCTCAAAAGAATTAAACTTCCGAAACGTGCTTTAGAGAGGTTGGTGCTTAGTGAGGAGTGGAGCACTTATCGTGAGTATGATCAAGCCAAAGCCTCCCTCATAAGGATGACAATTCTTGATGAACTATGGTGGGATCAAGTTGATTACATTCTTGAGTTTACAAATCATATATATGTTATGGTTCGTTTTGCAGACACGGACAGGCCTTCACTTCATTTGATATATGATATATGGGATGAAATGATTGAAAAAGTTAAGGGCATCATATATAGGCACGAGAGGAAAGAACATTTTGAGGAGTCCCCATTTTATGATGTAGTTTATCCCATTCTCATTGATAGATGGACTAAGAGTTCTTCACCACTTCACTGCTTAGCTCATTCGCTAAATCCAAG GTGTAATAGTGACGCATGGCTTAATGGAGCTCAAGGCCGCCAACCTTCTCATCCAGATGTTGAGTTATCTATTGAATGA